The Aurantiacibacter arachoides genome window below encodes:
- a CDS encoding FAD-binding oxidoreductase: MSSKTFLDAARALLGERGLTTDPDLVGPWLTDWRGRFTGRALALASPVSTAQVADLVKLCGEHGVPIVPQGGNSGMCGGATPDAGGEAILLSLRRMNTVRSLDAGAKRIVCEAGVILQTLHDTVAGTGLRFPLTLGGKGSATVGGLVSTNAGGTQVLRHGSMREQVLGLEAVLADGSIFTALVPLKKDNRGWDLKQLLIGSEGTLGIVTAATLRLVPEVAERVVIWAGVPSLEGARDLLLHCEDAAGPALEGFEVIAQSTLDDVVKHIPGARAPLAGRHAWHTLIELVADNAGAAALPQMAQAMLEDALGKGLLQDAVVAANETQAEAFWTLRDSIAPAEREKGPAVQHDISVAVEAMPRFVTTVVPVIERDWPGTEAVAFGHLGDGNVHFHVIAPPGVDPLAWHAGDGKAISAQVYDLVSQWGGSISAEHGIGQLKVGELGRLGDPVHLALLRQVKHALDPRGLLNPGKLVPPADTASHMLAPKAASL, from the coding sequence ATGAGCAGCAAGACCTTCCTCGATGCCGCGCGCGCGCTGCTGGGCGAGCGTGGCCTGACGACCGATCCCGATCTCGTGGGCCCGTGGCTGACCGACTGGCGGGGGCGCTTCACCGGGCGCGCGCTGGCCCTCGCCTCCCCCGTATCGACCGCGCAGGTTGCGGACCTGGTGAAGCTGTGCGGCGAACACGGCGTGCCCATCGTGCCCCAGGGTGGCAACAGCGGCATGTGCGGCGGCGCCACGCCCGACGCAGGCGGCGAGGCGATTTTGCTCTCCCTGCGGCGGATGAACACCGTCCGCTCGCTCGACGCGGGCGCAAAACGCATCGTCTGCGAGGCAGGCGTGATCCTGCAGACATTGCACGATACAGTCGCCGGCACCGGCCTGCGCTTCCCCCTCACGCTGGGCGGCAAGGGATCGGCCACCGTCGGCGGGCTTGTCTCCACCAACGCTGGCGGCACGCAGGTGCTGCGCCACGGCTCCATGCGCGAACAGGTGCTGGGGCTGGAGGCGGTGCTGGCCGACGGGTCGATCTTTACCGCGCTGGTGCCGCTCAAGAAGGACAACCGCGGCTGGGATCTGAAACAGTTGCTGATCGGCTCCGAGGGCACGCTGGGGATCGTCACAGCGGCGACCTTGCGGCTGGTGCCCGAGGTGGCCGAACGCGTGGTGATCTGGGCAGGCGTGCCGTCGCTGGAGGGTGCCCGCGACCTGCTGCTGCATTGCGAGGATGCGGCAGGCCCTGCGCTGGAAGGGTTCGAGGTGATCGCGCAGTCGACGCTGGACGACGTGGTGAAGCACATTCCCGGCGCGCGCGCGCCACTGGCGGGCCGCCACGCCTGGCACACGCTGATCGAACTTGTCGCGGACAACGCCGGCGCTGCCGCCCTGCCGCAAATGGCGCAGGCCATGCTGGAAGACGCGCTGGGCAAGGGCTTGCTTCAGGATGCCGTTGTCGCCGCCAATGAAACGCAGGCGGAGGCCTTCTGGACCCTGCGCGACTCCATCGCCCCTGCCGAGCGGGAGAAGGGGCCGGCGGTGCAACACGACATCTCGGTGGCGGTGGAGGCAATGCCCCGCTTCGTCACCACGGTCGTGCCGGTGATCGAGCGCGACTGGCCCGGCACCGAGGCGGTCGCCTTCGGCCATCTGGGGGACGGCAACGTCCACTTTCACGTGATTGCGCCGCCCGGGGTCGATCCGCTTGCCTGGCACGCCGGCGATGGCAAGGCAATCAGCGCGCAGGTCTATGATCTGGTCAGCCAGTGGGGCGGGTCCATCAGTGCGGAACATGGCATCGGCCAGCTGAAGGTGGGCGAGCTGGGGCGGCTGGGCGACCCGGTTCATCTTGCCCTGCTGCGGCAGGTCAAGCATGCGCTCGACCCGCGCGGCCTGCTGAACCCCGGCAAGCTGGTGCCGCCGGCCGATACGGCCAGCCACATGCTTGCACCCAAAGCCGCCAGCCTCTAA
- a CDS encoding DEAD/DEAH box helicase: MTTFADLGLSPELLKAVEDSGYTVPTPIQAEAIPPVLMMKDIIGIAQTGTGKTASFVLPMIDIMASGRRRALMPRSLILEPTRELAAQVAENFEKYGKNHDLKMALLIGGVQMGDQLKALNEGVDVLIATPGRLMDLFERGKIMLNGCELLVIDEADRMLDMGFIPDIEFICSKLPENRQTMLFSATMPPPIAKLAKTFLTNPKRIEVSRAASTNENITAFKVPVANRDKESTLRWLLKNDLVETAIVFANRKTTVRDLNKSLQRAGFSSGEIHGDIDQATRNKELQRFKDGGINILVASDVAARGLDIKGVSHVFNYDTPWHPDDYVHRIGRTGRAGNKGRAFTFVAPEDAEAIDNVEKLTGAKVAVFGKKDVRVELPAPAAKPAAERDDTGTDQTEDRHADERPTRSRSRSASRQREEQGEARAPRKAERPAREERVRADRPVREDRPVREDRPVREDRPRDDRANDSRQRRNPDDQPVPPGEWNGPMPGFLGVGFD, translated from the coding sequence TTGACCACTTTTGCCGATCTCGGCCTGTCGCCCGAATTGCTCAAGGCCGTGGAGGATTCGGGTTACACCGTGCCCACGCCCATCCAGGCAGAGGCGATCCCGCCCGTGCTGATGATGAAGGACATCATCGGCATCGCCCAGACGGGCACCGGCAAGACGGCCAGTTTCGTGCTGCCGATGATCGATATCATGGCCAGCGGCCGCCGCCGCGCGCTGATGCCGCGCAGCCTGATCCTGGAGCCCACGCGCGAACTGGCGGCGCAGGTGGCCGAGAATTTCGAGAAGTACGGCAAGAACCACGACCTGAAGATGGCGCTGCTGATCGGCGGCGTGCAGATGGGCGACCAGCTCAAGGCGCTGAACGAGGGTGTCGACGTGCTGATCGCCACGCCCGGACGCCTGATGGACCTGTTCGAGCGCGGCAAGATCATGCTCAACGGCTGCGAACTGCTGGTGATCGACGAGGCGGACCGCATGCTTGACATGGGCTTCATCCCCGATATCGAATTCATCTGTTCCAAGCTGCCGGAGAACCGGCAGACGATGCTGTTTTCGGCCACCATGCCGCCGCCCATCGCCAAGCTGGCCAAGACCTTTCTCACCAACCCCAAGCGGATCGAGGTGAGTCGCGCGGCGTCCACCAACGAAAACATTACCGCGTTCAAGGTGCCCGTCGCCAACCGTGACAAGGAATCGACCCTGCGTTGGCTGCTGAAGAACGACCTCGTGGAAACCGCCATCGTCTTCGCCAACCGCAAGACCACCGTGCGCGACCTCAACAAGAGCCTGCAGCGCGCGGGATTCTCCAGCGGCGAGATTCACGGCGATATCGACCAGGCGACGCGCAACAAGGAATTGCAGCGCTTCAAGGACGGGGGCATCAACATCCTCGTCGCCAGCGACGTCGCCGCGCGCGGCCTGGACATCAAGGGCGTGTCCCATGTCTTCAATTACGATACGCCATGGCACCCGGACGATTACGTCCACCGCATCGGCCGCACGGGCCGCGCAGGTAACAAGGGCCGCGCATTCACCTTCGTCGCGCCGGAAGATGCAGAGGCGATCGACAACGTCGAAAAGCTGACCGGCGCCAAGGTTGCCGTGTTCGGCAAGAAGGACGTGCGCGTCGAACTGCCAGCACCCGCCGCAAAGCCGGCCGCCGAACGTGACGACACGGGCACCGATCAAACCGAAGATCGCCACGCTGACGAGCGACCGACCCGTTCGCGCAGCCGGTCGGCAAGCCGCCAGCGTGAGGAGCAGGGCGAGGCCCGCGCGCCGCGCAAGGCCGAACGGCCCGCCCGTGAAGAACGCGTGCGCGCGGACCGTCCTGTGCGTGAAGACCGGCCTGTGCGTGAAGACCGGCCTGTCCGTGAAGACCGCCCCCGTGACGATCGGGCCAACGACAGTCGCCAGCGCCGCAATCCCGACGATCAGCCTGTGCCGCCAGGGGAGTGGAACGGTCCCATGCCCGGCTTCCTCGGCGTCGGGTTCGACTGA